A region of the Deltaproteobacteria bacterium genome:
GCTCCGTAACACCCCGATCGTGCAGATGCTGTGCGCCCGTCACGTCTTGCAAACGCCACACGCCGCCAGTAAGTTGACGGTTGGTGTACCGCAGGGGAGCGAGCTGATGCCTGCCAGTGAATCCGAGGTTCTCGTAGGCCGCCGCTATCTGGAACGAGGATTCCTCGATGCGGCCATGAAGCTGTTCGTGCGGAACGCTGAGCTGGTCACCGCGGCCGACTGGACGGGCCTCGCCGACCGTCTGATGCAGCGAAACCGCATCAACGACGCCGTGCGGGTCTCCGAGCTCGGCTCCGTCCCCCTCCCCCGTGACCGCTTCCTGGCCCTCGGCGACGCCGCTCTCAAGCGCAAGGACATCGACGGCGCCATGCGGTTGTACGAGCTGGGCAACGCGGACCGGGAGCGCTGGACGCGGTTCGTCGACATCCTCACCCGGCTGCCCGACCGCGCGCGGCAGGCGGTCGAGGTCGCCGAGCGTCACCTGGGGAACGCGCCGGAGCCCGAGACCGTGGACGACGGCAAGGCGCCCCGCCGCATCAAAGCGGTGAAGTAGCTCGGCGAGGCCGGCCGTTCGTCCTTCCGACTGGCTCCGCCCCTCCATCCGCGGGCTGCCGCCCTACGTCCCCGGGGAGCAGCCCGAGGCCGCGTGGCGGGTGATCAAGCTCAACACCAACGAGAACCCCTACCCGCCGTCGCCGGCAGTCCTGGAGACGCTCGCCCGGGCGGCCGACGCGAGCGTCCGTCTCTACCCGGATCCCGAGGCGCGCGCGCTCCGTGCCCGCGCGGCCGAGGTGTACGGCGTGCCGATGGATCACCTCCTCGCCGGCAACGGCTCGGACGAGCTCCTGGCGCTCGTGCTCCGCGCCACCGTCGATCCGGGGGACCGCGTGGCGTTCCCGGTTCCCACCTACAGCCTCTACGAGACGCTCGTCGCGGTGCAAGGCGGCGAATCCGTGCAGGTGCCGTTTGCCGATGACTTCCGGCTCCCGCCAGCGCTCGGCCGCGCGCGCGCGCGTGTCACCTTCCTCTGCAACCCGAACTCGCCGTCGGGCACGCTCGTGCCGCTCGCCGAGGTCGAGGCGCTGGCACGCGAGGTCGCCGGGGTGCTCGTCGTCGACGAGGCGTACGTCGACTTCGCGTCCAGCCACGCGCTCGGTCTCGTCGCCCGGCTGCCGAACGTGCTCGTGCTCCGGACGCTGTCCAAGTCGTTCTCGCTCGCCGGGCTGCGCGTCGGCCTCGCCGTCGGCCACCCCGAGCTGCTCGCGGGGCTGCGCACGGTCAAGGATTCGTACA
Encoded here:
- the hisC gene encoding histidinol-phosphate transaminase; protein product: MRGLPPYVPGEQPEAAWRVIKLNTNENPYPPSPAVLETLARAADASVRLYPDPEARALRARAAEVYGVPMDHLLAGNGSDELLALVLRATVDPGDRVAFPVPTYSLYETLVAVQGGESVQVPFADDFRLPPALGRARARVTFLCNPNSPSGTLVPLAEVEALAREVAGVLVVDEAYVDFASSHALGLVARLPNVLVLRTLSKSFSLAGLRVGLAVGHPELLAGLRTVKDSYNVSRLSQAAAVAALGDLPAMQANVARVRATRARLTAGLERLAFRVLPSEANFVLARRPGVDQGPVARALAARDILVRHFARPGLEDALRITVGTDDEVDALLAALGAL